In Paenibacillus kyungheensis, the following are encoded in one genomic region:
- a CDS encoding carbohydrate ABC transporter permease — MQNALQKLNKYKYPYLFIAPTLIILFLFSFIPIFIAIFISFTNMNLSGLADFSNIKFNGFDNFVRLFSDATFQKSMFNTLIFVVIGVPSVVIISMAIAILINQGTSWIFKSFRVIYYMPSITNIVAVAVIWGYLYNSQYGLINQMLGFIGIDPVSWLQDPVIAKFSLIIMAVWKAIGLNMIIFLAALQGIPRTYYEAAQIDGASRWAQLTKITVPLLSFATFFVSITTLIGWIQFFEEPLVMTKGGPINSTMSMALFIYNTGFQRNNFGYAAAGSIVLFAIIILVTMIQFKVRKKDSDVEY, encoded by the coding sequence ATGCAAAACGCTTTGCAAAAATTAAACAAATATAAATATCCATATTTGTTTATAGCACCTACGCTAATTATTTTGTTTTTGTTTTCATTTATTCCTATCTTTATTGCTATTTTTATCAGTTTTACGAACATGAACTTATCGGGATTGGCGGACTTCTCAAATATCAAATTTAATGGATTTGATAACTTTGTTCGACTGTTCTCGGATGCAACTTTCCAGAAGTCGATGTTCAATACGCTTATTTTTGTAGTGATTGGTGTTCCTTCAGTTGTTATTATTTCTATGGCTATAGCGATTTTGATTAATCAAGGAACCAGTTGGATTTTCAAATCCTTCCGAGTAATTTACTATATGCCTTCGATTACCAATATTGTAGCAGTAGCTGTAATCTGGGGATATTTGTACAACTCACAATACGGTCTAATTAACCAGATGTTAGGATTTATCGGGATTGATCCGGTGAGCTGGTTACAAGATCCGGTTATTGCTAAATTCTCATTGATCATTATGGCGGTCTGGAAAGCAATCGGTTTGAATATGATTATTTTCTTAGCAGCCTTGCAAGGGATTCCGCGTACGTATTACGAAGCTGCTCAGATTGATGGAGCAAGTCGCTGGGCACAGTTGACTAAGATTACGGTTCCTTTACTAAGCTTTGCTACTTTTTTCGTATCGATTACAACACTAATCGGCTGGATTCAATTTTTTGAAGAGCCGCTTGTTATGACCAAAGGTGGTCCAATCAACAGTACGATGTCTATGGCATTGTTTATCTACAATACAGGGTTCCAACGCAATAACTTTGGTTATGCAGCAGCAGGCTCTATTGTTCTATTTGCCATCATTATTCTTGTAACTATGATCCAGTTTAAAGTACGTAAAAAAGACAGCGATGTAGAATACTAA
- a CDS encoding dockerin, producing MSVWSKALLLSTSITVCASLFACSPHSLYATPVKKKPTVTHSASIVKTTLKNMPDRYKSSIEWVWKNRMVKEGSTLRKNLIFDQIFAGKGTLNYVVRWQSDKSVTLKQRQQIESMLSRQVNHWNDLLVGYENWPYSSIKVKVVGWACTNPALILNKQANEIVYTDYIIDELNKTVPTIPAKLPIAPTSLSRFEHFEEPQYMYPGGLDKRFDMYLWATTSFGGGAGGDWGQRMADDYILNILKADQDEIMEHELGHGFGFPDFYEPQDRPPGGFPDKTLMWVGSSITITNWDAWLLRYTWSQLRKDTTRFPITSSQ from the coding sequence ATGAGTGTATGGAGTAAAGCTTTACTTTTATCTACTTCTATTACAGTTTGTGCTTCACTATTTGCATGTTCACCCCATTCTCTTTACGCTACTCCAGTCAAAAAGAAACCGACTGTTACTCATTCAGCCTCTATCGTTAAGACTACATTAAAAAATATGCCTGACCGTTACAAATCTTCGATTGAATGGGTCTGGAAAAATCGGATGGTTAAAGAAGGATCCACGCTTCGTAAAAATCTTATTTTTGATCAGATCTTTGCAGGTAAAGGAACTTTAAATTATGTAGTACGCTGGCAATCTGACAAAAGTGTAACTTTAAAACAACGCCAACAAATCGAAAGTATGTTAAGTCGACAGGTTAATCATTGGAACGATTTATTGGTAGGTTATGAAAATTGGCCTTATTCTTCGATTAAAGTCAAAGTGGTCGGCTGGGCTTGCACAAATCCTGCACTCATTTTAAATAAACAAGCTAATGAAATAGTTTATACCGATTATATTATAGACGAATTAAATAAAACAGTACCTACTATTCCAGCTAAATTACCAATTGCTCCTACAAGCTTATCTCGTTTTGAACATTTTGAAGAACCACAATATATGTATCCAGGTGGTTTAGATAAACGATTCGATATGTATCTATGGGCAACAACCAGCTTTGGTGGAGGTGCTGGTGGAGACTGGGGACAACGGATGGCTGATGATTATATTTTAAACATTTTAAAAGCAGATCAAGATGAGATTATGGAACATGAACTTGGTCATGGCTTTGGTTTCCCTGACTTTTATGAACCACAAGATCGTCCACCCGGCGGATTCCCAGATAAAACATTGATGTGGGTAGGCAGTTCGATAACAATTACTAACTGGGATGCATGGTTATTACGATATACATGGAGTCAGCTTCGCAAAGATACCACTCGCTTTCCAATCACTTCATCTCAATGA
- a CDS encoding sugar ABC transporter substrate-binding protein: MWKSMLVLLLISSLVLAACGNKEEAGVPTTSDGKRVLKVWGMGGEDNAISTLIPAFEKKNPDIKVETQFIPWGNAHDKLLTAVASKKGPDVIQMGTTWIPEFADAGALLDLTPYTEEFPNLKPENFFKGAQETMTVNDQLVGIPWYLETRVLFYRTDLLKQVGYNEAPKSWAELKDAATKLTDKSKGRYGILLDSQDSAFTLPYAWENGSEVISSDNKAQFNQPAYIETIEYLNSFFKEGLTPNQSDIKLLPSFGQGLIPMFVSGPWSAYQIKTDLPDLKADQWATAVIPPKEEGGKSASILGGSNWSVLSSATNKDDAAKFMAFMSDPETQVAKYKYDQDLPANMKAWDNEVFNNKPIVQTFRDQLDTARPSPFVKSWESIGDLVKAALQQITIGGADIKEQMEEVNTGADSLLAE; the protein is encoded by the coding sequence ATGTGGAAATCAATGTTGGTATTGTTACTGATCAGTTCATTAGTATTAGCGGCTTGTGGAAATAAAGAAGAAGCAGGCGTACCTACAACATCAGATGGTAAACGTGTATTGAAAGTATGGGGGATGGGTGGAGAAGATAACGCTATTAGCACACTCATCCCAGCTTTTGAAAAAAAAAATCCAGATATCAAAGTGGAAACTCAGTTTATTCCATGGGGTAATGCTCATGATAAATTGCTAACTGCGGTCGCTTCCAAAAAAGGACCCGATGTTATTCAAATGGGTACGACATGGATTCCAGAATTTGCTGATGCTGGAGCATTGCTTGATCTGACTCCTTATACAGAAGAGTTTCCTAATCTCAAACCAGAGAACTTTTTCAAAGGTGCACAAGAAACGATGACGGTCAATGATCAATTAGTGGGTATTCCGTGGTACTTGGAGACTCGTGTATTGTTCTACCGCACAGATTTGTTGAAACAAGTAGGTTATAACGAAGCTCCGAAAAGTTGGGCTGAATTAAAAGATGCTGCAACCAAATTAACAGATAAAAGCAAAGGCAGATACGGTATTTTGTTAGACAGTCAGGATTCAGCTTTTACTCTTCCGTACGCTTGGGAAAATGGGAGTGAAGTCATCAGCAGTGATAACAAAGCCCAATTTAATCAACCTGCTTATATCGAAACGATTGAGTATTTGAATAGCTTCTTTAAAGAAGGATTAACACCTAATCAAAGTGATATCAAATTGTTACCTTCATTTGGTCAAGGATTAATTCCAATGTTTGTCAGTGGGCCATGGTCTGCTTATCAAATCAAAACAGATCTACCTGATCTAAAAGCAGATCAGTGGGCCACAGCTGTGATTCCTCCCAAAGAAGAAGGTGGCAAAAGCGCTTCTATTCTAGGTGGATCCAACTGGAGTGTACTTAGTAGTGCAACAAACAAAGACGATGCCGCTAAATTTATGGCTTTCATGAGTGATCCTGAAACACAAGTTGCTAAATATAAATACGATCAGGATCTACCTGCCAACATGAAAGCTTGGGATAACGAAGTATTTAACAATAAACCTATTGTTCAAACTTTCCGTGACCAATTAGATACAGCACGTCCTTCTCCATTTGTGAAATCATGGGAATCAATCGGTGATCTGGTCAAAGCTGCTTTGCAACAAATTACAATTGGTGGAGCAGATATCAAAGAGCAGATGGAAGAAGTCAATACAGGAGCAGATAGTTTATTAGCTGAATAA
- a CDS encoding GH36-type glycosyl hydrolase domain-containing protein produces the protein MSTIQNQTQQTGLFQNEYGYFTENGREYVITNPRTPRPWSNIISNGDYSFMVSQAGGGCSWRGNAGQNRITRLFQDVIKDSWGKFIYLRDRNSGKFWSAGWKPVMAEYEFYEVRHGIGYSVFTQQVDGIRSELTVFVAPDAPLEIMQLKVTNNSTTARELDATTYFEWAPGFAPDEHREFHKIFMNSEYKQDLNAIQLEKYLWSFPDEKGRSNNVSWPYTAFHAASETPSSFDADKESFVGMYGEESRPQAMIDKELAGNSGRFGDATASLRVAINLEAGASHTVVFTIGAAEQEKEDADALIQKYTTVEAAERTLQDVHAFWSELIDVEEIHTPDPAMNIMTNVWLKYQSISCRLWGKTAYYQTSAGYGYRDQLQDSQIFLTSKPELMRKQILMHASQQFQEGDVLHWWFTIRGGGPRTRCSDDLLWLPFIMDAYLKETQDYDILDEVTPFLDGGEATVYEHCKLAIEKTFLRFSPRGVPLMGEHDWNDGLSAIGYEWRGESFWVGEFLYLILGNFAPVAAKRGDQVFADKMIEVQGSLKAALNKYGWDGEWYLQATNDDGLKVGSKENEEGQIFLNPQMWAVISGVADQERGQQAMDSVSKHLLRDHGALLLYPAYTKVRRDIGYITRYAPGLRENGGVYTHAATWAVWAYTLIGQPEKAYEAYSKICPPNRSDDPNGYVGEPYVTPGNSDGPISPNYGRGGWTWYTGSSQWLQRMATNWILGVRAENEGLLVDPSIPKDWKEFTYRRAFRGATYNLHVDNAAGVARGIKEIKVDGKVIEGNILPDFRDGKEHEVKVIMG, from the coding sequence ATGTCAACGATACAAAATCAAACACAGCAAACAGGACTTTTCCAAAATGAATATGGTTATTTTACAGAAAATGGTCGTGAATATGTAATTACAAATCCACGTACACCACGTCCATGGAGTAATATTATCAGTAATGGCGATTACTCCTTTATGGTATCGCAAGCAGGTGGCGGTTGTTCATGGCGTGGAAATGCAGGTCAGAACCGGATCACTCGTCTTTTCCAAGATGTAATCAAAGATTCATGGGGTAAATTTATTTATCTACGTGATCGCAATTCAGGCAAATTCTGGTCAGCAGGCTGGAAACCGGTTATGGCTGAATATGAATTTTATGAAGTGCGTCATGGTATCGGTTATAGTGTATTTACGCAACAAGTGGATGGAATTCGCAGTGAATTGACTGTATTTGTGGCTCCAGATGCACCGCTTGAAATTATGCAATTGAAAGTAACCAATAACAGCACAACAGCACGCGAACTGGATGCAACGACTTATTTTGAATGGGCTCCAGGTTTTGCACCGGATGAACATCGTGAATTCCACAAAATCTTTATGAATTCTGAATATAAACAAGATCTGAACGCGATTCAGCTTGAAAAATACTTATGGAGCTTCCCGGATGAGAAAGGACGCAGTAACAATGTAAGCTGGCCTTACACAGCGTTCCATGCGGCAAGTGAAACACCATCTTCATTTGATGCAGACAAAGAATCATTTGTAGGTATGTATGGTGAAGAATCTCGTCCACAAGCGATGATTGACAAAGAACTAGCAGGAAATAGTGGACGCTTTGGAGATGCTACTGCTTCTCTACGTGTCGCTATTAATCTAGAAGCAGGAGCTTCACATACAGTTGTATTCACTATTGGTGCAGCAGAGCAAGAAAAAGAAGATGCAGATGCATTGATCCAGAAATACACTACTGTTGAAGCAGCAGAACGTACTCTTCAAGATGTACATGCATTCTGGAGTGAATTGATCGATGTGGAAGAAATTCATACACCTGATCCAGCAATGAATATTATGACGAACGTATGGTTGAAATACCAATCGATCTCTTGTCGTCTATGGGGTAAAACAGCATACTATCAAACAAGCGCAGGTTATGGATATCGTGACCAATTGCAAGATTCTCAAATCTTCTTAACAAGCAAACCAGAATTGATGCGCAAACAAATTCTTATGCATGCTTCCCAACAATTCCAAGAAGGCGATGTACTTCACTGGTGGTTCACGATTCGTGGTGGCGGTCCTCGTACTCGTTGTTCTGATGACTTGCTATGGCTTCCGTTCATCATGGACGCCTATCTGAAAGAAACACAAGATTACGATATCCTGGATGAAGTCACTCCATTCTTAGATGGTGGCGAAGCTACAGTGTATGAACATTGTAAATTAGCGATCGAGAAAACATTCTTGCGCTTTAGCCCGCGCGGTGTTCCATTGATGGGTGAGCATGACTGGAATGATGGTCTAAGTGCGATCGGTTACGAGTGGAGAGGTGAAAGCTTCTGGGTAGGTGAGTTCTTGTACCTTATTCTAGGTAACTTTGCACCAGTAGCTGCCAAACGTGGCGATCAAGTTTTTGCAGATAAAATGATTGAAGTACAAGGTAGCTTAAAAGCAGCACTGAACAAATATGGTTGGGATGGCGAATGGTATCTACAAGCAACCAACGATGATGGATTAAAAGTCGGTTCAAAAGAAAACGAAGAAGGTCAAATCTTCTTGAATCCACAAATGTGGGCTGTTATTTCTGGAGTAGCTGATCAAGAACGTGGACAACAAGCAATGGATAGCGTAAGTAAGCATCTATTACGTGACCATGGTGCGTTGCTTCTATATCCTGCTTATACCAAAGTCCGTCGTGATATTGGTTATATTACACGCTATGCTCCAGGTCTACGTGAAAATGGTGGTGTCTACACGCATGCTGCTACATGGGCAGTATGGGCATATACATTGATCGGTCAACCAGAAAAAGCATACGAAGCATACAGCAAAATCTGTCCTCCTAACCGTTCTGACGATCCAAATGGTTATGTAGGCGAGCCGTATGTAACACCTGGTAACTCTGATGGCCCAATCTCACCTAACTATGGTCGTGGTGGTTGGACTTGGTATACAGGTTCTTCTCAATGGTTACAACGCATGGCAACCAACTGGATTCTAGGTGTACGTGCTGAAAATGAAGGATTGTTGGTAGATCCAAGTATTCCGAAAGATTGGAAAGAGTTCACTTATCGTCGTGCATTCCGCGGAGCTACGTATAATCTACATGTAGATAATGCAGCAGGTGTGGCTCGTGGTATTAAAGAAATCAAAGTTGATGGTAAAGTGATTGAAGGCAATATCTTACCAGACTTCCGTGATGGCAAAGAGCACGAAGTGAAAGTGATTATGGGTTAA
- a CDS encoding carbohydrate ABC transporter permease: MDIQVKPMYKTVIIALLLIGSIAMCIPFVWMILASFKPESEVVALTPKFWPQQATIENYVRLFTEMRFATYLWNTLVIVFFSFIGLFLNAAAGYAFAKFEFPGRNVLYYLVLGTMMIPSQVTMIPVYLLLNQMNLTNTMAGIVLPGMVNAFGIFLFRQFMTTIPADLIEAARLDGASELRTFFQLVIPIAKPIFAVQGILTFIGGWNSFLWPLIIANDENLYTLSVGLSLLKGQYGGDFAIQMAGASFMVVPIVILFIFMQRHIIEGYTISGMK, from the coding sequence ATGGATATTCAAGTCAAACCGATGTATAAAACAGTCATTATTGCGCTTCTACTTATTGGTAGTATAGCGATGTGTATCCCTTTTGTATGGATGATTCTTGCATCCTTCAAACCAGAAAGTGAAGTAGTTGCATTAACGCCGAAGTTCTGGCCTCAACAAGCTACGATTGAGAACTATGTACGTCTATTTACAGAAATGAGATTTGCGACCTATTTGTGGAACACATTAGTTATCGTATTTTTCTCTTTTATCGGTCTATTTTTAAATGCGGCAGCAGGATATGCGTTTGCCAAATTTGAATTCCCGGGTCGTAATGTTCTGTACTATCTTGTACTAGGAACAATGATGATTCCTTCTCAAGTAACAATGATTCCAGTGTATCTATTGCTGAATCAAATGAATTTGACCAATACAATGGCAGGTATTGTTTTACCAGGTATGGTTAATGCGTTTGGTATTTTCTTATTCCGTCAATTTATGACGACCATTCCTGCTGACTTGATCGAAGCAGCACGATTAGATGGAGCAAGTGAGTTACGTACCTTTTTCCAATTGGTTATTCCAATTGCGAAGCCAATCTTTGCGGTACAAGGGATTTTGACTTTTATCGGCGGTTGGAACAGTTTCCTATGGCCGTTGATTATTGCCAATGATGAAAATCTATACACATTGTCTGTTGGATTATCATTGTTGAAAGGGCAATACGGTGGTGACTTTGCAATTCAGATGGCAGGTGCTTCATTCATGGTAGTACCAATCGTTATTCTGTTTATCTTTATGCAGCGTCATATTATCGAAGGATACACTATTTCAGGTATGAAGTAA
- a CDS encoding GNAT family N-acetyltransferase yields the protein MTWYIKRFDELTSLEMYRILQERTAIFVVEQNCPYQEVDGKDLASYHLYKEENGEIVAYSRLLPAGIAYTEASIGRVIVKREYRGKGLAQELFRKSVEFIQNELKEDKIKIQAQHYLEKFYNSYGFEPISDVYLEDDIPHIDMMRITTT from the coding sequence ATGACCTGGTATATCAAAAGATTTGACGAATTAACATCGTTAGAAATGTATCGTATTTTACAAGAACGAACGGCTATCTTCGTTGTAGAGCAGAACTGTCCTTATCAAGAAGTCGATGGCAAAGATCTAGCTAGCTATCATTTATATAAAGAGGAAAATGGAGAGATTGTAGCCTACTCCAGACTTCTTCCAGCAGGTATCGCTTATACAGAAGCTTCGATCGGCAGAGTGATTGTTAAGCGTGAATATCGTGGCAAAGGATTAGCACAAGAGTTATTTCGCAAAAGTGTCGAATTTATTCAGAACGAATTAAAAGAAGATAAAATCAAAATTCAAGCACAACATTATCTGGAGAAATTCTATAATAGTTATGGATTTGAACCGATCTCAGACGTATATTTGGAAGATGATATTCCTCATATTGATATGATGCGTATCACAACAACATAA
- a CDS encoding sugar ABC transporter substrate-binding protein — translation MTKTWKSVVACMLIFSLILSACGNKEEAAATTADGKRVLKVWGMGAEGTALSKIVPDFEKANPDIKVEVQAIPWDNAHDKLLTAVASKKGPDVVQMGLGWIPEFADAGALLDLSSYTDKYPNLKVDNFFKGAQQTMTYNDQLVGIPWYIDTRVLFYRADLLKEVGYNEPPKTWAELKDAATKLAARGNGNYGILLDSQDQVFTLPFAWENGSEVISSDNKAQFNQPPYVDAVKYLSSFFTEKLAPSQVDLKLLPSFGEGIIPMFISGPWSVQQIKDELPDLKDDQWGTVTIPAKDESGKSASILGGSSLSVFSSATNKDDGAKFISYMNEPEVQVKWYELTKDLPSTTKAWEDKSLASNKDIQTFRTQMDTARPAPFVKPWESIADLIKAAMQEITIGGADVQEQMDQVNSQADDLLAN, via the coding sequence ATGACAAAAACATGGAAATCGGTTGTAGCTTGTATGTTGATCTTTTCTCTGATCTTGTCAGCATGTGGCAACAAAGAAGAAGCAGCTGCAACAACAGCGGATGGTAAGCGTGTTCTAAAAGTATGGGGAATGGGTGCGGAAGGTACAGCTCTTTCCAAAATCGTACCTGATTTCGAAAAAGCAAATCCTGATATCAAAGTCGAAGTACAAGCGATTCCTTGGGATAATGCCCATGATAAATTGCTAACAGCAGTCGCTTCCAAAAAAGGCCCTGATGTGGTGCAAATGGGATTGGGTTGGATTCCTGAATTTGCAGACGCTGGAGCTTTGCTAGATTTATCTTCTTATACAGACAAATATCCGAATCTGAAAGTCGATAACTTCTTTAAAGGCGCTCAACAAACAATGACATACAACGATCAACTTGTAGGCATTCCATGGTATATCGATACTCGCGTATTGTTCTATCGTGCAGATCTACTTAAAGAAGTAGGCTATAACGAACCACCTAAGACTTGGGCTGAATTGAAAGATGCAGCAACCAAACTGGCAGCTAGAGGAAATGGCAATTATGGTATTTTGCTAGATAGCCAGGATCAAGTATTTACACTTCCATTCGCTTGGGAAAATGGTAGCGAAGTTATTAGTAGTGATAACAAAGCTCAATTTAACCAACCACCATATGTGGATGCTGTCAAATATTTGAGCAGTTTCTTTACAGAAAAATTAGCACCTTCGCAAGTAGACTTGAAACTTCTACCATCATTTGGTGAAGGTATTATCCCTATGTTTATTAGCGGCCCTTGGTCTGTACAACAGATCAAAGATGAATTGCCTGATCTAAAAGACGATCAATGGGGAACAGTTACGATCCCGGCTAAAGATGAAAGCGGTAAAAGTGCTTCGATCTTAGGTGGATCAAGTCTATCGGTATTTAGCAGTGCTACGAACAAAGATGATGGTGCTAAATTTATTTCGTATATGAACGAACCAGAAGTACAAGTGAAATGGTACGAATTGACAAAAGATTTGCCTTCTACAACTAAAGCATGGGAAGACAAATCACTTGCATCTAACAAAGATATCCAAACGTTCCGTACACAAATGGATACAGCACGTCCAGCACCATTTGTAAAACCGTGGGAAAGTATTGCAGATCTAATCAAAGCAGCTATGCAAGAAATCACAATCGGTGGTGCTGATGTTCAAGAACAAATGGATCAGGTGAACAGCCAGGCTGATGACTTGTTAGCCAACTAA